A region of Pseudomonas marginalis DNA encodes the following proteins:
- the ispG gene encoding flavodoxin-dependent (E)-4-hydroxy-3-methylbut-2-enyl-diphosphate synthase — MHGESPIKRRVSRKIWVGSVPVGGDAPIAVQSMTNSDTNDVAATVAQINRLEAAGVDIVRVSVPDMDAAEAFGRIKQLVKVPLVADIHFDYKIALRVAELGVDCLRINPGNIGREDRVRAVVDAARDRGIPIRIGVNAGSLEKDLQKKYGEPTPAALVESALRHVEHLERLNFQDFKVSVKASDVFMAVEAYRLLAKEIVQPLHLGITEAGGLRSGTVKSAVGLGMLLAEGIGDTIRISLAADPVEEVKVGYDILKSLRLRSRGINFIACPSCSRQNFDVVKTMNDLELRLEDLLVPLDVAVIGCVVNGPGEAKEAHVGLTGGTPNLIYIDGKPSQKLTNDNLVDELEKLIREKAAEKVAADAALIARG, encoded by the coding sequence ATGCACGGCGAATCTCCAATCAAACGTCGCGTATCGCGCAAGATCTGGGTCGGCTCGGTGCCGGTGGGTGGCGACGCCCCCATCGCGGTACAGAGCATGACCAACAGCGACACCAATGACGTTGCCGCTACCGTTGCCCAGATCAATCGCCTGGAAGCGGCCGGTGTAGACATCGTTCGGGTATCCGTCCCGGACATGGACGCTGCCGAGGCTTTCGGTCGCATCAAGCAGCTAGTCAAGGTGCCGCTGGTTGCCGACATTCACTTCGACTACAAGATCGCCTTGCGTGTGGCCGAGTTGGGTGTCGATTGCCTGCGCATCAACCCGGGCAACATCGGTCGTGAAGACCGTGTGCGCGCTGTGGTGGACGCTGCCCGTGATCGCGGGATCCCGATCCGCATCGGCGTCAACGCCGGTTCCCTGGAAAAAGACCTGCAAAAGAAGTACGGCGAGCCGACCCCGGCAGCGCTGGTCGAGTCTGCACTGCGTCATGTTGAACACCTCGAACGCCTGAACTTCCAGGACTTCAAGGTCAGCGTAAAGGCCTCCGACGTGTTCATGGCGGTGGAAGCCTACCGCCTGCTGGCCAAGGAAATCGTGCAGCCGCTGCACTTGGGCATCACCGAAGCCGGCGGTTTGCGCTCAGGCACAGTGAAATCTGCGGTGGGTCTCGGTATGCTGCTCGCCGAAGGGATTGGCGATACTATCCGCATCTCGTTGGCGGCAGACCCGGTAGAGGAAGTGAAAGTCGGCTACGACATTCTCAAATCCCTGCGTTTGCGTTCACGCGGCATCAACTTCATTGCCTGCCCGAGTTGCTCGCGGCAGAACTTCGACGTGGTGAAAACCATGAACGACCTGGAGTTGCGCCTCGAAGACCTGCTGGTGCCGCTGGATGTTGCAGTGATCGGTTGTGTGGTCAACGGCCCGGGTGAAGCCAAGGAAGCCCATGTGGGCTTGACCGGCGGTACACCGAACCTGATTTACATCGACGGTAAGCCGTCGCAGAAGTTAACGAATGACAATCTGGTGGATGAGCTGGAAAAGCTGATCCGCGAGAAAGCGGCCGAAAAGGTCGCGGCTGACGCAGCGCTGATCGCTCGCGGCTGA
- a CDS encoding helix-turn-helix domain-containing protein → MKAAHPEVVAANRVNPGDTLRQARESNGWSLAEVALKLNLTTTSLGNLEAGAFDKLPGHTFARGYIRAYAKLLGIDQAVLVQEFDQFTGTDSQGSNVHGLGRIEEPVRVSHTILRIVSLLLLIAVIGGGFVWWQDQTSQRSKDLTSNAMEHVEVESADGTTQIHPLDEPEDQAVAQGQAAPETPATAEPSEPESAPTAAVPAPVTPATPAHTPAAPVAQAHTPAAPVPAPATTAPTAPAAPAISPPTTPALIAGDGRVQITFVADCWTQVTDGNGKVLVSGLKRKGDTLDLGGKPPLTLRLGFARGAQVAYNGQPVDVAPFTTGETARLKLGQ, encoded by the coding sequence ATGAAAGCGGCGCACCCGGAAGTTGTAGCAGCTAATCGCGTAAACCCAGGCGACACCTTGCGTCAGGCCCGCGAAAGCAATGGTTGGTCGCTGGCGGAAGTGGCCCTCAAGCTCAATTTGACCACCACCTCCCTGGGCAACCTTGAGGCCGGCGCATTCGACAAGCTGCCTGGGCATACCTTCGCCCGTGGTTATATCCGCGCCTACGCCAAGTTGCTGGGCATCGACCAGGCCGTGTTGGTCCAGGAATTCGACCAGTTCACCGGCACCGACTCCCAGGGCAGCAATGTGCATGGCCTGGGTCGCATCGAAGAGCCGGTGCGGGTTTCCCACACAATCCTGCGGATTGTCAGCCTGTTGTTGCTGATCGCCGTGATCGGCGGCGGTTTCGTCTGGTGGCAAGACCAGACGTCCCAGCGCAGTAAAGACCTGACCAGCAACGCCATGGAGCACGTCGAAGTCGAGAGCGCCGACGGCACCACCCAGATTCATCCGCTGGATGAGCCGGAAGACCAGGCCGTTGCCCAAGGCCAGGCTGCCCCCGAAACCCCGGCCACCGCTGAGCCGTCCGAACCGGAAAGTGCCCCGACCGCTGCCGTACCGGCCCCAGTGACACCGGCCACGCCAGCCCATACCCCCGCGGCTCCGGTTGCCCAGGCTCATACACCGGCTGCTCCGGTCCCGGCGCCAGCGACTACGGCGCCAACCGCTCCGGCAGCCCCGGCGATTTCACCACCCACCACCCCTGCGTTGATCGCCGGTGACGGGCGTGTACAAATTACCTTCGTCGCTGACTGCTGGACGCAAGTCACCGATGGCAACGGCAAAGTGCTGGTCAGTGGTCTCAAGCGTAAGGGCGATACGCTCGACCTGGGCGGCAAGCCTCCTTTGACGCTGCGTCTGGGCTTCGCCCGTGGCGCGCAAGTGGCCTACAACGGCCAACCTGTAGACGTAGCGCCGTTCACCACTGGCGAGACCGCTCGCCTGAAGTTGGGACAATAG
- the hisS gene encoding histidine--tRNA ligase — protein sequence MSKSLQAIRGMNDILPEQTPLWRYLEGTVARLLDNYGYKQIRMPIVEFTELFKRSIGEVTDIVEKEMYTFEDRNGDSLTLRPEGTAACVRAVLEHGLTGAGQPQKLWYIGPMFRHERPQKGRYRQFHQIGLEVFNIDGPDIDAELIVLTWRLWGLLGIRDAVKLELNSLGTSESRGRYKVALVEYLSAHLDKLDEDSQRRLKTNPLRVLDTKNADTQAVLVNAPKMADYLDDESRIHFEGLKARLDAAGIPFVINTKLVRGLDYYSKTVFEWVTDKLGAQGTVCAGGRYDGLVEQMGGKPTTGVGFAMGIERLILLLETLEKVPEEISRQVDVYLCAFGEAAELAALALSEKVRDQLPNLRLQVNAGAGSFKSQFKKADKSGALYALILGDDELAQQVIGFKPLRGQGEQQNIAFDALAAHLATCVVQG from the coding sequence GTGAGCAAGTCTCTGCAAGCCATTCGTGGCATGAACGACATCCTGCCGGAGCAAACGCCGTTGTGGCGCTACCTCGAGGGTACTGTCGCGCGCCTGCTGGATAACTACGGTTACAAGCAGATCCGCATGCCGATCGTCGAGTTCACCGAGCTGTTCAAACGCTCCATCGGTGAAGTGACCGACATCGTCGAAAAAGAGATGTACACCTTTGAAGACCGTAACGGCGACTCCCTGACCTTGCGTCCGGAAGGTACTGCCGCGTGCGTGCGCGCCGTGCTTGAGCATGGCCTCACCGGTGCTGGCCAGCCGCAGAAACTGTGGTACATCGGCCCGATGTTCCGTCACGAACGTCCACAGAAAGGCCGTTATCGCCAGTTTCATCAGATCGGCCTGGAAGTATTCAACATCGACGGCCCGGACATCGACGCGGAGCTGATCGTGCTGACGTGGCGCCTATGGGGCCTGCTGGGCATCCGCGACGCGGTCAAGCTTGAGCTCAACAGCCTGGGCACCAGTGAATCCCGCGGCCGCTATAAAGTGGCCCTGGTCGAGTACCTGTCCGCCCACCTGGACAAGTTGGATGAAGACAGCCAGCGTCGTCTGAAGACCAACCCGTTGCGCGTCCTCGATACCAAGAACGCCGACACCCAGGCCGTGCTGGTCAATGCGCCGAAAATGGCCGATTACCTGGACGACGAATCCCGCATTCACTTCGAAGGCCTCAAGGCTCGTCTGGACGCGGCCGGCATTCCGTTCGTGATCAATACCAAGCTGGTGCGTGGCCTCGATTACTACAGCAAGACCGTGTTCGAGTGGGTCACCGACAAGCTCGGCGCCCAGGGCACCGTGTGTGCGGGTGGCCGTTACGACGGGCTGGTCGAGCAGATGGGCGGCAAGCCGACCACCGGCGTGGGCTTCGCCATGGGGATCGAGCGGCTGATCCTGCTGCTGGAAACCCTGGAGAAGGTTCCGGAAGAAATCTCCCGTCAGGTGGACGTGTACCTGTGTGCCTTTGGCGAGGCCGCCGAACTGGCCGCCCTGGCCCTGAGCGAAAAAGTACGTGACCAGTTGCCAAACCTGCGCCTTCAGGTCAATGCCGGCGCAGGCAGCTTCAAGAGCCAGTTCAAGAAGGCCGACAAGAGCGGTGCACTGTACGCACTGATCCTGGGCGATGACGAGCTGGCCCAGCAAGTGATAGGTTTCAAACCCCTGCGTGGCCAGGGCGAGCAACAGAACATTGCCTTTGATGCGCTCGCTGCGCACTTGGCCACCTGCGTCGTGCAGGGTTGA
- the pilW gene encoding type IV pilus biogenesis/stability protein PilW encodes MPLRLALLLLVTGLAAGCVSSGHDSPLQTGKGRDEARVAYVQLGLGYLRQGMSEQAKVPLKKALELDSDDADANAALALVFQAQAEPELADRYFNKALAARPADPKLLNNYGSFLFKQKRYDQAALYFQQASTDTLYPERARVFENLGVTSMRLGQRDSARQQLEKALHLNGHQPRALLEMAELSYEDRHYVPARDYYERFSLLSGQNARSLLLGVRLATVHEEHDTAARFGQQLERLYPGTPEYQQYLSEQ; translated from the coding sequence ATGCCCTTGCGCCTTGCGCTGCTTCTGCTGGTTACCGGCCTCGCCGCCGGTTGTGTTTCATCGGGCCATGACAGCCCTTTGCAAACCGGCAAGGGCCGTGACGAGGCGCGGGTTGCCTATGTGCAACTGGGGTTGGGTTACCTGCGCCAAGGCATGAGCGAGCAGGCCAAGGTGCCGTTGAAAAAAGCCCTTGAACTGGACAGCGACGATGCTGACGCCAACGCTGCGCTGGCCCTGGTGTTCCAGGCCCAGGCCGAGCCTGAACTGGCTGACCGGTACTTCAACAAAGCCCTGGCCGCACGGCCTGCCGATCCGAAACTGCTGAACAATTACGGCAGTTTCCTGTTCAAGCAAAAGCGTTATGACCAGGCCGCCCTTTATTTCCAGCAAGCCAGTACCGATACCCTCTATCCTGAGCGCGCGCGGGTGTTCGAGAACCTTGGGGTGACCTCGATGCGCCTCGGCCAGCGCGACAGCGCACGCCAGCAGCTGGAAAAAGCCCTGCACTTGAATGGCCATCAGCCACGAGCGCTGCTCGAAATGGCTGAGTTGTCCTACGAAGACAGGCATTATGTGCCGGCACGTGACTATTACGAGCGTTTTAGCCTGCTCAGCGGGCAAAATGCACGTAGTCTATTGCTCGGCGTGCGCCTGGCGACGGTTCATGAAGAACACGACACGGCCGCACGTTTTGGCCAGCAACTCGAACGACTCTATCCCGGTACGCCGGAATATCAGCAATACCTGTCGGAGCAATGA